A single window of Methanoregula sp. DNA harbors:
- a CDS encoding 30S ribosomal protein S5: protein MAYEKEEWRPVTGLGKLVASGDIKSIDSVLESGRPIKEPQIVDKFLPDLEDEVLDIAMMQRMTDSGRRVQFRAVVIVGNRNGYIGFGQGKDVQVGDAIKKAIIKAKMNIVKVRRGCGSWECGCDITHSIPMQVKGTAGSVRVTLKPAPQGIGLVTGDVSKKVLELAGIKDAWTFARGQTRTTINFAKATFNALKQTNMTRIGGSP from the coding sequence CGGTCTTGGCAAACTCGTAGCCTCGGGGGATATCAAGAGCATCGACTCGGTGCTTGAGAGCGGAAGGCCGATCAAGGAACCCCAGATCGTGGATAAGTTCCTTCCCGATCTCGAGGACGAAGTTCTCGACATCGCTATGATGCAGCGGATGACCGACTCAGGCCGCCGTGTACAGTTCCGTGCGGTTGTCATAGTCGGCAACCGGAACGGGTACATCGGTTTTGGCCAGGGAAAGGATGTCCAAGTCGGCGATGCAATCAAGAAGGCAATCATAAAAGCGAAGATGAATATCGTCAAGGTCAGGCGTGGTTGCGGCAGCTGGGAATGCGGGTGCGATATCACACATTCGATCCCGATGCAGGTTAAAGGGACAGCCGGCAGTGTCCGTGTCACTCTCAAACCGGCACCGCAGGGCATCGGGCTTGTCACCGGTGACGTGAGCAAGAAAGTTCTCGAACTTGCAGGCATCAAGGATGCATGGACATTTGCCCGCGGGCAGACCCGCACAACGATCAACTTTGCAAAAGCAACATTCAACGCACTGAAGCAGACGAATATGACAAGAATCGGGGGGTCCCCGTAA
- a CDS encoding 50S ribosomal protein L30 codes for MYAVVQVRGVVNTRRDIKDTLKMLRLHHINHCVLVSDTPENLGMIRKVKDYVAYGEVDAATIETLLRTRGRVIGDAALTDDYIKANSTFSGIGEFALALSSAEVRLRDIPGLKPVLRLHPPRKGYKTTKRTFVQGGALGYYGQEINTLLYKMR; via the coding sequence ATGTACGCGGTCGTACAGGTCCGCGGCGTTGTGAATACCCGCCGTGACATCAAGGATACGCTCAAGATGCTCCGCCTGCACCACATCAACCACTGCGTGCTCGTCTCCGACACTCCTGAAAACCTCGGGATGATCCGGAAGGTCAAGGACTATGTGGCTTATGGCGAAGTTGATGCAGCCACCATCGAGACGCTGCTGCGCACACGCGGGCGCGTGATCGGCGATGCAGCACTGACCGATGATTATATCAAAGCGAATTCAACTTTCAGCGGCATCGGGGAGTTTGCACTGGCGCTCTCGAGCGCCGAGGTACGACTCCGGGACATTCCCGGGCTAAAGCCGGTACTGCGTCTCCATCCCCCGCGAAAAGGCTACAAGACAACGAAGCGCACATTTGTTCAGGGTGGAGCGCTTGGCTATTATGGTCAGGAGATCAACACTCTCCTCTATAAAATGAGGTGA
- a CDS encoding uL15 family ribosomal protein translates to MPTNKRSKYRGSRTCGGGTHKNRRGAGNRGGRGRAGINAHHFVKWYLEFDGPVFGKDGFVNQTQVTVSTIDVGIIDQIVPSLLAQGIAKKEGDAVVINTAEMGIDKVLGSGRVTKKLNISAPAFSEQAKVKIEKMGGKAQVV, encoded by the coding sequence ATGCCAACCAACAAACGTTCAAAATACCGCGGATCGCGGACATGCGGGGGCGGGACACACAAGAACCGCCGCGGTGCGGGCAACCGTGGCGGGCGGGGGCGCGCCGGCATCAACGCCCACCACTTTGTGAAATGGTATCTGGAATTCGATGGCCCGGTATTTGGGAAAGATGGTTTTGTGAACCAGACACAGGTAACCGTTTCCACAATTGATGTCGGGATAATCGACCAGATCGTGCCTTCGCTGCTTGCACAGGGTATTGCCAAAAAGGAAGGGGATGCAGTTGTGATCAATACCGCAGAAATGGGCATCGACAAGGTGCTCGGCAGCGGCAGGGTGACAAAAAAACTCAACATCTCTGCACCGGCATTTTCAGAGCAGGCAAAGGTTAAAATCGAAAAGATGGGCGGCAAGGCGCAGGTAGTCTGA
- the secY gene encoding preprotein translocase subunit SecY: protein MGELLDRLEPLLAAMPAVKSPEGHVHFKNKLVWTLAVLILYFALTNIPVFGLSPSSQDVFLYWRALLAGASGSIVHLGIGPIVTASIVLQLLKGADILHIDTSETRGQVMYMGLQKILIMVMIVIEAAPNLVGGFMRPDPTIAQTLFGGNLFAVSLLIFIQICIGGFLVFMLDEVVTKWGIGSGVGLFIIAGISQAIVNGFINWVPVSDPYPVGFFPRLIAIGIDGASYLQYFGKDLLAFVTTIAIFLIIVYVESTRIEIPLAHAQVRGARARFPVKLIYASVLPMILVRVLQANIQMLGMFLSNIGITVLGKFSDQQPQNGIMYFLAPVNGPQDWMWWITDLGHPAWEVILRLGIDITFMVVGGAIFALFWIKTAGLDSKDVARQIQLSGMSIPGYRRNTQVLEKYLDRYIPKVTIIGGVFIGILSVVANLFGVIGAVSGTGLLLTVSITYRLYEEIASQQIMEMYPFMRTFFGKE from the coding sequence ATGGGAGAATTGCTGGATCGATTGGAACCCCTGCTCGCTGCGATGCCCGCAGTCAAGAGCCCGGAGGGGCATGTTCACTTCAAGAACAAGCTGGTGTGGACTCTTGCAGTCCTGATTCTGTATTTTGCGCTCACGAATATCCCGGTGTTCGGTCTCAGTCCCAGTTCGCAGGATGTATTCCTCTACTGGCGGGCGCTGCTTGCCGGTGCGAGTGGTTCGATCGTCCACCTCGGCATCGGACCAATCGTCACGGCATCCATCGTACTCCAGCTCCTGAAAGGTGCAGATATCCTGCATATCGATACGAGCGAGACCCGCGGGCAGGTCATGTATATGGGCCTCCAGAAGATCCTGATCATGGTCATGATCGTGATCGAGGCAGCCCCAAATCTTGTCGGCGGCTTCATGCGCCCTGATCCGACGATCGCACAGACCCTTTTTGGTGGCAACCTGTTTGCGGTCTCACTCCTGATATTTATCCAGATCTGTATCGGCGGTTTCCTTGTTTTTATGCTGGACGAAGTGGTGACGAAATGGGGTATCGGGTCCGGGGTCGGCCTCTTCATCATCGCAGGCATCTCCCAGGCCATCGTGAATGGTTTTATCAACTGGGTGCCGGTGAGTGACCCGTACCCGGTCGGGTTCTTCCCCCGGTTGATCGCGATCGGCATCGACGGGGCTAGCTATCTCCAGTATTTCGGAAAAGATCTCCTTGCCTTTGTCACTACGATTGCCATATTCTTAATCATCGTCTATGTTGAATCGACACGTATCGAGATCCCGCTCGCCCACGCACAGGTGCGCGGTGCGCGTGCCCGGTTCCCGGTGAAACTGATCTATGCCAGCGTTCTGCCGATGATCCTTGTCCGCGTCCTGCAGGCAAACATCCAGATGCTGGGCATGTTCCTTTCCAATATCGGCATCACGGTTCTGGGAAAGTTCAGCGACCAGCAGCCACAAAACGGGATCATGTATTTTCTTGCCCCGGTGAACGGGCCGCAGGACTGGATGTGGTGGATAACCGATCTCGGCCATCCTGCATGGGAGGTCATATTACGTCTTGGCATAGATATCACTTTCATGGTAGTGGGTGGTGCCATCTTTGCACTGTTCTGGATCAAGACTGCCGGGCTTGACTCAAAAGATGTCGCCCGGCAGATCCAGCTTTCAGGGATGTCAATTCCTGGCTACCGCCGCAACACGCAGGTGCTTGAAAAGTATCTCGACCGGTACATCCCCAAGGTTACGATCATCGGCGGAGTATTCATCGGTATCCTCAGTGTGGTTGCAAACCTGTTCGGTGTGATCGGTGCCGTGAGCGGCACCGGGCTGCTGCTTACGGTGAGCATCACGTACCGGCTGTATGAAGAGATCGCCAGCCAGCAGATCATGGAGATGTACCCGTTCATGCGGACATTCTTTGGCAAGGAATAA
- a CDS encoding adenylate kinase has translation MVGKKVIITGVPGVGKTTVVNEALKKLKGEGIEYQSLNFGTFMFEVAMADGTVKDRDQMRSLDKTEQKRLQQNAAQAIAKIKGNVLVDTHASVKTPKGYLAGLPEWVLREIMPDLIVLVETDDDQILMRRLNDETRSRDKEGSKAIAEHQQFNRAIAASYAMLTGCTIKIITNADFLLDHAADDMAAVLR, from the coding sequence ATGGTCGGAAAAAAGGTCATCATCACCGGAGTACCGGGCGTCGGGAAGACGACGGTTGTCAACGAAGCATTAAAAAAGCTCAAGGGAGAAGGCATCGAATACCAGTCTCTCAATTTCGGGACGTTCATGTTCGAAGTGGCAATGGCAGACGGGACGGTCAAAGACCGTGACCAGATGCGCTCCCTTGACAAAACGGAGCAGAAGCGCCTGCAGCAGAACGCGGCTCAGGCAATCGCAAAAATAAAGGGCAACGTGCTGGTCGATACCCATGCATCGGTCAAGACTCCGAAGGGATATCTTGCCGGGCTCCCAGAATGGGTGCTGCGCGAGATCATGCCCGATCTCATCGTCCTTGTTGAAACCGATGATGACCAGATCCTGATGCGCCGTCTGAATGATGAAACAAGGAGCCGTGACAAAGAAGGCTCAAAAGCGATTGCCGAACACCAGCAGTTCAACCGCGCAATCGCCGCATCCTATGCAATGCTCACCGGCTGTACGATCAAAATAATCACCAACGCGGATTTCCTGCTCGACCATGCCGCCGATGACATGGCAGCTGTTCTCAGGTGA
- a CDS encoding EMC3/TMCO1 family protein, producing the protein MDFTKIWEKYGLYIALGFMMLMMFSYSIPGLRDYVGQSIDVVFAPLVTQFKIPFFILIVILSAITGLYSSIIQKYTIDYEKMATSQERMKEFQTEYREAQLSQDEKRIKKLEAKKDRVMKEQLELSQQQFKPMAYILVLTVPIFFWLLYRLGQIHSTIIMPYAGLHNLTDPALWIIPAWILWYMICSLTVSQVIRKTLNIGGI; encoded by the coding sequence ATGGATTTTACAAAGATCTGGGAAAAATACGGTCTCTATATCGCGCTCGGCTTCATGATGCTGATGATGTTCTCATACAGCATACCCGGGCTCCGTGATTACGTCGGGCAGAGCATCGATGTCGTGTTTGCCCCGCTGGTCACGCAGTTCAAGATCCCATTCTTCATCCTAATCGTAATCCTTTCCGCAATTACGGGACTGTACTCCTCGATCATCCAGAAATACACCATTGATTATGAAAAAATGGCAACCTCGCAGGAGCGGATGAAGGAGTTCCAGACGGAATACCGTGAGGCGCAGCTCTCGCAGGACGAAAAACGGATCAAGAAGCTGGAGGCAAAGAAGGACCGGGTCATGAAGGAGCAGCTCGAGTTATCCCAGCAGCAGTTCAAGCCGATGGCATACATCCTCGTCCTGACCGTCCCGATCTTTTTCTGGCTCCTGTACCGTCTGGGCCAGATCCACAGCACCATCATCATGCCCTATGCAGGGCTCCATAACCTCACCGATCCGGCGCTCTGGATCATTCCCGCATGGATCCTGTGGTACATGATCTGTTCCCTGACAGTCAGCCAAGTGATCAGGAAGACCCTCAACATCGGGGGCATCTGA
- a CDS encoding AAA family ATPase — protein sequence MRITVSGLPGSGTTSLSRYLAEHHGFSMISAGEVFRQLAVEHNLELAEFGRLAEKNESYDKMIDARQKEIAAQRDNIIVEGRLSGWMVSNADLKVWLFAPIGCRIKRIISRDHVADEKTAAAITIERERCEAGRYRSYYDIDISDLSIYHLVLNSEHWGVEELGAIVDTAISGLFKKPAEK from the coding sequence ATGAGGATCACCGTGAGCGGGCTGCCCGGCAGCGGCACTACCTCGCTCTCACGGTACCTGGCAGAACACCATGGCTTTTCCATGATCTCCGCCGGCGAGGTATTCCGCCAGCTCGCCGTGGAACACAACCTTGAGCTTGCGGAGTTCGGGCGCCTTGCTGAAAAGAATGAATCGTACGACAAGATGATCGATGCCCGCCAGAAAGAGATTGCAGCCCAGAGGGACAACATCATTGTTGAGGGCAGGCTCTCCGGCTGGATGGTCAGCAATGCCGACTTAAAAGTCTGGCTCTTTGCGCCAATCGGGTGCCGGATTAAGAGGATTATTTCCCGCGACCATGTTGCAGATGAAAAGACCGCGGCTGCGATCACCATTGAACGGGAACGGTGCGAGGCAGGGAGGTACCGTTCGTATTATGACATCGACATCAGCGACCTTTCCATCTACCATCTGGTGCTCAATTCCGAACACTGGGGTGTTGAGGAACTCGGGGCAATTGTTGATACAGCGATTTCCGGGCTTTTCAAAAAACCGGCAGAAAAATAA
- a CDS encoding GNAT family N-acetyltransferase produces the protein MAPTIEVRLVEVWDAGQIVELYRAGGWWKEGYDPNGIPTLISGSFLFAVAVVPATGSAVGMGRVLSDGVSDGYIQDVIVLPAYRRLGIGKRIVSLLLRECRVRGLGWIGLVAEPGSEQFYLPLGFRQMKGYIPLLYDTET, from the coding sequence ATGGCACCTACCATTGAAGTAAGGCTGGTGGAGGTATGGGATGCCGGTCAGATCGTTGAGCTGTACCGCGCCGGAGGCTGGTGGAAGGAGGGATACGATCCCAACGGTATTCCCACCCTTATATCCGGGAGTTTCCTGTTTGCTGTTGCAGTGGTTCCGGCAACCGGGTCAGCAGTCGGGATGGGCCGGGTGCTTTCCGACGGGGTTTCGGATGGTTATATCCAGGACGTCATCGTTCTTCCAGCGTACCGGCGGCTCGGTATAGGAAAAAGGATTGTCTCCCTCCTGCTCAGGGAATGCCGGGTACGCGGACTCGGGTGGATCGGGCTTGTAGCAGAACCCGGATCAGAACAGTTTTATCTCCCGCTGGGGTTCAGGCAGATGAAGGGGTATATCCCCCTTCTTTATGACACGGAGACATAG
- a CDS encoding phosphatidylglycerol lysyltransferase domain-containing protein yields MLALEDFKPVTLKDRTFFSDHYARYPQTHSDNTFTNMVCWSHYAGYKYAVVNGSVILSSTIDGTTRFRPPIGSRDPDLLKDVIRLACKEGDDEPMVLIDPDTSVWIQALCPDLTLVPDRNHFEYVYHARDLSELSGGTYLSIRRQLNRFKKNCAYAVEEITAENRDEVKDFLEKWCEWKGCEDDPVLAHEKEAIFFAVDFFFELGLSGLIIRVDKNIGAMSLFEPLNTDTALVHFEKGLPDCEGIYKAINAETAEVVSKDFTYINRESDLGVPGLREAKMRYHPHHMVEVFSLKKSR; encoded by the coding sequence ATGCTTGCTCTTGAAGATTTCAAGCCGGTCACGCTCAAAGACCGCACCTTCTTTTCTGACCATTATGCCCGGTACCCCCAGACACACAGCGATAACACGTTCACCAACATGGTATGCTGGAGCCATTATGCCGGGTACAAGTACGCGGTTGTCAACGGCTCCGTAATTTTATCGAGCACGATTGACGGGACAACCCGGTTCCGCCCACCAATCGGCTCCCGTGATCCTGACCTTTTAAAAGATGTGATCAGGCTTGCCTGCAAAGAGGGCGACGATGAACCAATGGTGCTTATCGATCCCGACACATCTGTATGGATACAGGCCCTCTGTCCGGATCTCACCCTCGTTCCTGACCGGAACCATTTCGAGTATGTGTACCATGCCCGGGACTTATCGGAACTCTCCGGTGGCACCTACCTCAGTATCCGGCGGCAGCTCAACAGGTTTAAGAAAAACTGCGCCTATGCGGTTGAAGAGATCACGGCAGAGAACCGGGATGAAGTGAAGGATTTTTTAGAAAAATGGTGCGAATGGAAGGGATGCGAGGACGATCCAGTTCTCGCCCATGAGAAAGAAGCGATCTTTTTTGCAGTTGACTTTTTTTTCGAACTGGGACTTTCCGGTCTGATTATACGGGTCGATAAAAACATCGGGGCGATGTCGTTGTTTGAACCGCTCAATACCGATACGGCACTGGTGCATTTTGAAAAAGGACTGCCCGACTGTGAAGGGATCTACAAGGCAATCAATGCCGAAACCGCAGAAGTGGTCTCAAAAGATTTTACATATATTAACCGGGAAAGCGACCTCGGCGTCCCCGGGCTCCGCGAGGCAAAGATGCGGTATCACCCCCACCACATGGTTGAAGTATTCTCCTTAAAAAAGAGCAGATGA
- a CDS encoding MarC family protein, producing MSDFVAGIVYAFAALFIILDPLLSVPIFAAMTKGQTPAEIHKQAFIAIAVAGALMYLFLLFNTLIFEILGLNLPSFQIAGGILLFILGVQETLGVDIGRSKDHSTTAAGVVIGTPLLCGPGAITTVMLLSKDYGILIPFIAITLSLLATWLILYYADYIQRVLGNVVTDIMGKVLGMLVAAIAVKIIFAGIKALML from the coding sequence ATGTCGGATTTTGTTGCCGGGATCGTCTATGCGTTCGCCGCGCTTTTCATCATCCTTGACCCCCTTTTGAGCGTTCCCATCTTTGCGGCAATGACCAAGGGGCAGACACCGGCGGAGATCCATAAGCAGGCATTCATTGCCATTGCTGTTGCAGGAGCGCTGATGTACTTGTTCCTCCTCTTTAACACCCTGATCTTTGAGATCCTTGGGTTGAACCTCCCGAGTTTCCAGATCGCAGGGGGCATCCTGCTCTTTATCCTCGGCGTGCAGGAGACGCTTGGGGTCGATATCGGGCGGAGCAAGGACCATTCAACGACCGCAGCCGGGGTTGTGATCGGCACCCCGCTTCTCTGCGGGCCGGGCGCCATAACGACCGTGATGCTGCTTTCAAAGGACTACGGTATTCTCATCCCTTTTATCGCAATCACCCTTTCGCTCCTTGCAACATGGCTGATCCTGTACTATGCCGATTATATCCAGCGTGTCCTTGGGAATGTCGTAACCGATATCATGGGCAAGGTTCTCGGGATGCTTGTTGCTGCGATCGCCGTCAAGATCATCTTTGCAGGGATCAAAGCCCTCATGTTGTAG
- a CDS encoding APC family permease produces MGADNGKHPAYKRSLGLFELVSLGVGGTIGSGIFVVPGIAAGIAGPASLIAWLIVAVSASCVLLSLSYVASGFTTSGSFYNLFSSVSGSRIAVPLIILYLISSIFGVSTIAAGIGQYITYFGIPCVLVIEMGIIAAFCTLNSVGISQSTLAENILTTMKIIPLVIIALLLLPFVRADNFIQTSPLTTAAFFSAVIIVYWPFTGFEISAIPVEETKDHRLIARSLVLVMIIVVVVYLLLNIALIGSAGSATLAASPAPIATAASVLFAYAGPLVAFIGIVAMLSALNAYIIGTSRVLQNISARFSVPLLMDLSRRGTPVAALVTGCTVSATLLLFSNHFNELASISVITTLIPYIFFCFCSWVLVPKLSSRIISLAGAASTAGILILFFLVK; encoded by the coding sequence TCGGCGTCGGTGGCACAATAGGATCCGGAATCTTTGTTGTGCCGGGAATCGCTGCGGGGATCGCCGGCCCTGCATCCCTGATCGCATGGCTGATTGTCGCAGTCTCTGCTTCCTGCGTGCTGCTCTCCCTTTCTTATGTTGCGTCCGGTTTCACTACATCCGGGAGTTTTTACAATTTATTTTCCTCGGTTTCTGGTTCCCGCATTGCCGTACCGCTCATAATCCTCTATCTCATATCTTCAATATTCGGGGTGTCCACGATCGCCGCAGGAATCGGGCAGTACATCACCTATTTCGGAATACCCTGTGTGCTGGTGATCGAGATGGGGATCATCGCCGCTTTCTGCACCTTAAACAGTGTCGGGATCTCCCAGTCCACGCTTGCGGAAAATATCCTCACGACCATGAAGATCATCCCGCTCGTCATCATCGCCCTCCTGCTGCTGCCGTTTGTGCGGGCTGATAATTTTATCCAGACCTCCCCGCTGACCACTGCGGCATTCTTTTCAGCCGTGATCATTGTGTACTGGCCGTTTACGGGATTTGAGATCAGTGCAATACCTGTCGAGGAGACCAAAGACCATCGCCTGATCGCACGCTCGCTGGTGCTGGTGATGATCATCGTTGTCGTTGTGTACCTGCTCCTTAACATTGCGCTGATCGGCAGTGCCGGTTCCGCTACCCTTGCTGCATCCCCTGCGCCCATTGCCACGGCCGCATCGGTGCTGTTTGCATATGCCGGCCCCCTTGTCGCGTTTATCGGCATCGTCGCTATGCTCTCGGCGCTCAATGCATACATCATCGGGACTTCGCGGGTGCTGCAGAATATTTCAGCACGGTTCTCGGTGCCTCTGTTAATGGACCTCTCGCGTCGCGGCACCCCGGTTGCGGCACTCGTCACCGGTTGTACGGTAAGCGCGACGCTCCTCCTCTTTTCAAACCATTTTAATGAACTGGCAAGCATTTCAGTGATCACAACGCTTATTCCGTATATCTTCTTCTGCTTCTGTTCATGGGTGCTTGTGCCAAAACTTTCGTCCCGTATCATTTCATTGGCCGGGGCGGCCTCCACCGCCGGAATTCTTATCCTCTTTTTCCTTGTGAAGTAA